The proteins below are encoded in one region of Sphaerodactylus townsendi isolate TG3544 linkage group LG06, MPM_Stown_v2.3, whole genome shotgun sequence:
- the LOC125434367 gene encoding membrane-spanning 4-domains subfamily A member 15-like isoform X2, with protein sequence MGRPRALLPPIPGGASPSLPGRLCWSGAHSVHAGSGPGQGSQDRGGEERSRPLVPAKGSLQNRAALAGGAPRIGSGPKPPAGPLLNPSISSRLIRLVSSLLANMDLKDPETLASISNSIIRPPVQFPVKTLYRGEPMALGITQILIGILEISFGLVLAIVESPPTFYDQEGHMHTPYWLGILYIISGSLSVAAAKTLKVPLVKGMLGMNVVSSVAAGIAIVMFSVSISDPRHYYGCEFHSFTTMTPDICKEHVTIPHNLRQSITAILLTVTVLEFLISITTAAFGCATVCRNDYSETTVVIFQKTVEGTAPA encoded by the exons atgGGGCGTCCCCGtgctctgctgcctcctattCCCGGTGgcgcctccccttcccttccagggcGTCTGTGCTGGAGCGGCGCCCACAGCGTCCACGCAGGGTCTGGCCCCGGGCAGGGGAGCCAGGatcggggcggggaggagagaagcCGGCCCCTGGTGCCCGCCAAGGGGTCGTTGCAGAACCGGGCAGCCTTGGCAGGAGGTGCGCCCCGGATTGGCTCGGGTCCAAAGCCGCCCGCTGGG CCTCTTCTGAATCCAAGCATCTCTTCCAGATTAATTCGCCTGGTATCCTCTTTGCTAGCCAATATGGACCTAAAGGACCCAGAGACTCTTGCATCCATTTCAAACAGCATAATACGGCCTCCTGTGCAATTCCCAGTGAAGACATTGTATCGGGGTGAACCGATGGCCCTGGGG ATCACGCAGATCTTGATTGGCATCCTGGAAATATCTTTTGGGCTTGTGCTAGCCATAGTAGAAAGTCCTCCTACATTCTATGACCAAGAAGGACATATGCATACTCCATATTGGCTGGGAATCCTG TACATCATTTCTGGATCTCTTTCTGTGGCGGCTGCCAAAACCCTTAAGGTGCCACTG GTGAAAGGAATGCTGGGAATGAACGTTGTCAGTTCCGTGGCAGCGGGCATTGCGATTGTGATGTTCTCTGTTTCAATATCTGATCCAAGACACTACTATGGCTGTGAGTTCCACTCTTTCACCACCATGACGCCTGACATTTGCAAGGAACATGTCACCATCCCTCAT AATCTCAGGCAGTCAATAACTGCTATCCTGCTGACAGTCACAGTCCTGGAGTTCCTCATCAGCATCACCACTGCTGCCTTTGGGTGTGCCACTGTGTGCAGGAATGACTACAGCGAAACG aCTGTGGTGATTTTTCAGAAAACGGTTGAGGGGACTGCTCCTGCGTAA
- the LOC125434367 gene encoding membrane-spanning 4-domains subfamily A member 15-like isoform X1 yields the protein MFTNSPPPPRPLWGVPVLCCLLFPVAPPLPFQGVCAGAAPTASTQGLAPGRGARIGAGRREAGPWCPPRGRCRTGQPWQEVRPGLARVQSRPLGLIRLVSSLLANMDLKDPETLASISNSIIRPPVQFPVKTLYRGEPMALGITQILIGILEISFGLVLAIVESPPTFYDQEGHMHTPYWLGILYIISGSLSVAAAKTLKVPLVKGMLGMNVVSSVAAGIAIVMFSVSISDPRHYYGCEFHSFTTMTPDICKEHVTIPHNLRQSITAILLTVTVLEFLISITTAAFGCATVCRNDYSETTVVIFQKTVEGTAPA from the exons ATGTTTacaaacagtcccccccccccccgccccctatgGGGCGTCCCCGtgctctgctgcctcctattCCCGGTGgcgcctccccttcccttccagggcGTCTGTGCTGGAGCGGCGCCCACAGCGTCCACGCAGGGTCTGGCCCCGGGCAGGGGAGCCAGGatcggggcggggaggagagaagcCGGCCCCTGGTGCCCGCCAAGGGGTCGTTGCAGAACCGGGCAGCCTTGGCAGGAGGTGCGCCCCGGATTGGCTCGGGTCCAAAGCCGCCCGCTGGG ATTAATTCGCCTGGTATCCTCTTTGCTAGCCAATATGGACCTAAAGGACCCAGAGACTCTTGCATCCATTTCAAACAGCATAATACGGCCTCCTGTGCAATTCCCAGTGAAGACATTGTATCGGGGTGAACCGATGGCCCTGGGG ATCACGCAGATCTTGATTGGCATCCTGGAAATATCTTTTGGGCTTGTGCTAGCCATAGTAGAAAGTCCTCCTACATTCTATGACCAAGAAGGACATATGCATACTCCATATTGGCTGGGAATCCTG TACATCATTTCTGGATCTCTTTCTGTGGCGGCTGCCAAAACCCTTAAGGTGCCACTG GTGAAAGGAATGCTGGGAATGAACGTTGTCAGTTCCGTGGCAGCGGGCATTGCGATTGTGATGTTCTCTGTTTCAATATCTGATCCAAGACACTACTATGGCTGTGAGTTCCACTCTTTCACCACCATGACGCCTGACATTTGCAAGGAACATGTCACCATCCCTCAT AATCTCAGGCAGTCAATAACTGCTATCCTGCTGACAGTCACAGTCCTGGAGTTCCTCATCAGCATCACCACTGCTGCCTTTGGGTGTGCCACTGTGTGCAGGAATGACTACAGCGAAACG aCTGTGGTGATTTTTCAGAAAACGGTTGAGGGGACTGCTCCTGCGTAA
- the LOC125434366 gene encoding membrane-spanning 4-domains subfamily A member 4A-like isoform X2 translates to MALCSTEVSPLPTTRSLKTVALILQIFADLELATFLHLPFQCIIVKGRIWPVRPHGPCTDSHRMQECGRMCIALGLLVLLTDQKKNASSEAKHLFQIIIYVVSFLLPDMDLKDPATLASISNSMIRSPVPRPLKTLYRGEPMALGFIISGSLSVAAAKDPKVPLVKGMLAMNVVSSVAAGIAIVIFSISLEHIYYFYYRCTSYYLSTMPPDICHEYITIPQNLMHAISAVLLTVTVLEFLISITTAAFGCATMCRNAYSETTVVIFQKTDEGITPASALPRQMYENVEA, encoded by the exons cgcTCCCTCAAGACGGTTGCCCTAATTCTCCAGATATTTGccgacctggagttggcaacctttcttCATCTACCTTTCCAGTGCATCATTGTCAAAGGAAGGATTTGGCCTGTGAGACCACATGGTCCATGCACTGATTCACACAGAATGCAAGAATGTGGCAGGATGTGTATTGCTCTTGGACTTCTGGTCTTACTCACAGATCAGAAAAAGAAtg CCTCTTCTGAAGCCAAGCATCTCTTCCAGATCATAATTTACGTGGTGTCCTTTTTGCTACCTGATATGGACCTAAAGGACCCTGCGACTCTTGCGTCCATCTCAAACAGCATGATACGGTCTCCTGTGCCACGCCCACTGAAGACATTGTATCGGGGTGAACCGATGGCCCTGGGG TTCATCATTTCTGGATCCCTTTCTGTGGCAGCTGCCAAGGACCCCAAGGTGCCACTG GTGAAAGGAATGCTGGCAATGAATGTTGTGAGTTCCGTGGCAGCGGGCATTGCGATTGTGATATTCTCTATTTCACTAGAGCAtatctactacttctactacagGTGCACCTCATACTATCTCAGCACCATGCCACCTGACATTTGCCATGAATATATCACCATCCCTCAA AATTTGATGCACGCAATATCTGCTGTCCTGCTGACAGTCACAGTCCTGGAGTTCCTCATCAGCATCACCACTGCTGCCTTTGGGTGTGCCACTATGTGCAGGAATGCCTACAGTGAAACG aCTGTGGTGATTTTTCAGAAGACAGATGAGGGTATCACTCCTGCTTCAGCTCTCCCAAGGCAAATGTACGAGAATGTGGAGGCCTGA
- the LOC125434367 gene encoding membrane-spanning 4-domains subfamily A member 4A-like isoform X3, translating into MFTNSPPPPRPLWGVPVLCCLLFPVAPPLPFQGVCAGAAPTASTQGLAPGRGARIGAGRREAGPWCPPRGRCRTGQPWQEVRPGLARVQSRPLGLIRLVSSLLANMDLKDPETLASISNSIIRPPVQFPVKTLYRGEPMALGYIISGSLSVAAAKTLKVPLVKGMLGMNVVSSVAAGIAIVMFSVSISDPRHYYGCEFHSFTTMTPDICKEHVTIPHNLRQSITAILLTVTVLEFLISITTAAFGCATVCRNDYSETTVVIFQKTVEGTAPA; encoded by the exons ATGTTTacaaacagtcccccccccccccgccccctatgGGGCGTCCCCGtgctctgctgcctcctattCCCGGTGgcgcctccccttcccttccagggcGTCTGTGCTGGAGCGGCGCCCACAGCGTCCACGCAGGGTCTGGCCCCGGGCAGGGGAGCCAGGatcggggcggggaggagagaagcCGGCCCCTGGTGCCCGCCAAGGGGTCGTTGCAGAACCGGGCAGCCTTGGCAGGAGGTGCGCCCCGGATTGGCTCGGGTCCAAAGCCGCCCGCTGGG ATTAATTCGCCTGGTATCCTCTTTGCTAGCCAATATGGACCTAAAGGACCCAGAGACTCTTGCATCCATTTCAAACAGCATAATACGGCCTCCTGTGCAATTCCCAGTGAAGACATTGTATCGGGGTGAACCGATGGCCCTGGGG TACATCATTTCTGGATCTCTTTCTGTGGCGGCTGCCAAAACCCTTAAGGTGCCACTG GTGAAAGGAATGCTGGGAATGAACGTTGTCAGTTCCGTGGCAGCGGGCATTGCGATTGTGATGTTCTCTGTTTCAATATCTGATCCAAGACACTACTATGGCTGTGAGTTCCACTCTTTCACCACCATGACGCCTGACATTTGCAAGGAACATGTCACCATCCCTCAT AATCTCAGGCAGTCAATAACTGCTATCCTGCTGACAGTCACAGTCCTGGAGTTCCTCATCAGCATCACCACTGCTGCCTTTGGGTGTGCCACTGTGTGCAGGAATGACTACAGCGAAACG aCTGTGGTGATTTTTCAGAAAACGGTTGAGGGGACTGCTCCTGCGTAA
- the LOC125434366 gene encoding membrane-spanning 4-domains subfamily A member 15-like isoform X1 produces the protein MALCSTEVSPLPTTRSLKTVALILQIFADLELATFLHLPFQCIIVKGRIWPVRPHGPCTDSHRMQECGRMCIALGLLVLLTDQKKNASSEAKHLFQIIIYVVSFLLPDMDLKDPATLASISNSMIRSPVPRPLKTLYRGEPMALGITQILIGILEISFGLVVAIAKSSPYYAGGHHLTNPYWLGILFIISGSLSVAAAKDPKVPLVKGMLAMNVVSSVAAGIAIVIFSISLEHIYYFYYRCTSYYLSTMPPDICHEYITIPQNLMHAISAVLLTVTVLEFLISITTAAFGCATMCRNAYSETTVVIFQKTDEGITPASALPRQMYENVEA, from the exons cgcTCCCTCAAGACGGTTGCCCTAATTCTCCAGATATTTGccgacctggagttggcaacctttcttCATCTACCTTTCCAGTGCATCATTGTCAAAGGAAGGATTTGGCCTGTGAGACCACATGGTCCATGCACTGATTCACACAGAATGCAAGAATGTGGCAGGATGTGTATTGCTCTTGGACTTCTGGTCTTACTCACAGATCAGAAAAAGAAtg CCTCTTCTGAAGCCAAGCATCTCTTCCAGATCATAATTTACGTGGTGTCCTTTTTGCTACCTGATATGGACCTAAAGGACCCTGCGACTCTTGCGTCCATCTCAAACAGCATGATACGGTCTCCTGTGCCACGCCCACTGAAGACATTGTATCGGGGTGAACCGATGGCCCTGGGG ATCACGCAGATCCTGATTGGCATCCTGGAAATATCTTTTGGGCTTGTGGTAGCCATAGCAAAAAGTTCTCCATACTATGCCGGTGGACACCATCTCACTAATCCATATTGGCTGGGAATCCTG TTCATCATTTCTGGATCCCTTTCTGTGGCAGCTGCCAAGGACCCCAAGGTGCCACTG GTGAAAGGAATGCTGGCAATGAATGTTGTGAGTTCCGTGGCAGCGGGCATTGCGATTGTGATATTCTCTATTTCACTAGAGCAtatctactacttctactacagGTGCACCTCATACTATCTCAGCACCATGCCACCTGACATTTGCCATGAATATATCACCATCCCTCAA AATTTGATGCACGCAATATCTGCTGTCCTGCTGACAGTCACAGTCCTGGAGTTCCTCATCAGCATCACCACTGCTGCCTTTGGGTGTGCCACTATGTGCAGGAATGCCTACAGTGAAACG aCTGTGGTGATTTTTCAGAAGACAGATGAGGGTATCACTCCTGCTTCAGCTCTCCCAAGGCAAATGTACGAGAATGTGGAGGCCTGA
- the LOC125434367 gene encoding membrane-spanning 4-domains subfamily A member 4A-like isoform X4 gives MFTNSPPPPRPLWGVPVLCCLLFPVAPPLPFQGVCAGAAPTASTQGLAPGRGARIGAGRREAGPWCPPRGRCRTGQPWQEVRPGLARVQSRPLGLIRLVSSLLANMDLKDPETLASISNSIIRPPVQFPVKTLYRGEPMALGVKGMLGMNVVSSVAAGIAIVMFSVSISDPRHYYGCEFHSFTTMTPDICKEHVTIPHNLRQSITAILLTVTVLEFLISITTAAFGCATVCRNDYSETTVVIFQKTVEGTAPA, from the exons ATGTTTacaaacagtcccccccccccccgccccctatgGGGCGTCCCCGtgctctgctgcctcctattCCCGGTGgcgcctccccttcccttccagggcGTCTGTGCTGGAGCGGCGCCCACAGCGTCCACGCAGGGTCTGGCCCCGGGCAGGGGAGCCAGGatcggggcggggaggagagaagcCGGCCCCTGGTGCCCGCCAAGGGGTCGTTGCAGAACCGGGCAGCCTTGGCAGGAGGTGCGCCCCGGATTGGCTCGGGTCCAAAGCCGCCCGCTGGG ATTAATTCGCCTGGTATCCTCTTTGCTAGCCAATATGGACCTAAAGGACCCAGAGACTCTTGCATCCATTTCAAACAGCATAATACGGCCTCCTGTGCAATTCCCAGTGAAGACATTGTATCGGGGTGAACCGATGGCCCTGGGG GTGAAAGGAATGCTGGGAATGAACGTTGTCAGTTCCGTGGCAGCGGGCATTGCGATTGTGATGTTCTCTGTTTCAATATCTGATCCAAGACACTACTATGGCTGTGAGTTCCACTCTTTCACCACCATGACGCCTGACATTTGCAAGGAACATGTCACCATCCCTCAT AATCTCAGGCAGTCAATAACTGCTATCCTGCTGACAGTCACAGTCCTGGAGTTCCTCATCAGCATCACCACTGCTGCCTTTGGGTGTGCCACTGTGTGCAGGAATGACTACAGCGAAACG aCTGTGGTGATTTTTCAGAAAACGGTTGAGGGGACTGCTCCTGCGTAA